One window of the Sebastes umbrosus isolate fSebUmb1 chromosome 1, fSebUmb1.pri, whole genome shotgun sequence genome contains the following:
- the hcfc1a gene encoding host cell factor 1a isoform X3: MLRPEIMSGPGSAVSGTTAAVLTPRWKRVLGWSGPVPRPRHGHRAVAIKELMVVFGGGNEGIVDELHVYNTATNQWFIPAVRGDIPPGCAAYGFVCDGTRLLVFGGMVEYGKYSNDLYELQASRWEWKKLKAKNPKNGPPPCPRLGHSFSLVGNKCYLFGGLANDSEDPKNNIPRYLNDLYTLELRAGSSVVGWDIPITYGVLPPPRESHTAVVYTEKTSRKSRLIIYGGMSGCRLGDLWTLDIETLTWNKPSVSGTAPLPRSLHSATTITNKMYVFGGWVPLVMDDVKVATHEKEWKCTNTLACLNLDSMLWETVLMDTLEDNIPRARAGHCAVAINSRLYVWSGRDGYRKAWNNQVCCKDLWYLETERPHAPARVQLVRANTNSLEVSWGAVSTADTYLLQLQKYDIPATPAAASPTMSATHVQPLNSPKSPALAVAAPSAQSLPQTAILKVAAQQSATGTSIVTVRPSQPGKSPITLTSLPPGVRMVMPAQTTQGSPIGSSPQMSGMAALAAAAAATQKIPPSSAGTVLNVPAGATILKTVAVSPGTTTVKMASPLMVSNPATRMLKTAAAQVGTATAGSPNTRPIITVHKSGAVTVAQQAQVVTTVVGGVTKTITLVKSPLTMGSSGTLISNLGKMMSVVQTKPVQGSAITGQGSTNPLTQLIQTKGPLPAGTILKLVTSADGKPTTIITTSQAGGAGNKPHILNISGVSPTTTKQGTTIIKTIPMSAIMSQSGAAGLNSRVTSSGMKTPITILTTKVMTTGTPGKIITAVPKLGTAGGQQGLTQVVLKGAHGQPGTILRTVPMSTVGGVRLVTPVTVSAVKPTVTTLVVKGTTGVTTLGTVTGTVSSSLAGSTVDSSNASLVTPITTLGTIATLSSQVISPAAITVSAAQTSMTSASALPSSTMTVQNQPTQVTLITTPSGVEAQPVQDLPVSILASPTSEQPSSTEAGTAGEGSGTVTLVCSNPPCETHETGTTNTATTSSATIGAGQVCSNPPCETHETGTTNTATTASANMGGVQPVCSNPPCETHETGTTNTATTASSNMSTPRMCSNPPCETHETGTTNTATTASANMGGVQQLCSNPPCETHVTGTTNTATQSSSNMNTGQTSTTQRVCSNPPCETHETGTTNTPSTATSSMGGDQTSTATGQVQRVCSNPPCETHETGTTNTATTATCSMETGEADQQTEEGAEGTSSTEVVAPAPAPAPATTTTAATSMVTTTQGRAITTVTQSTPAPGPSVPSISSITESVGTAASSTEEPMQTDETASAEAAPAAEGATAMETQAEGEATTATALNLPSELMSEGQGATLMVTGLSDEELAVTAAAEAAAQAAATEEAQALAIQAVLQAAQQAVMNEGDSTGESQQPTTIPIMLTQQELAALVQQQQQLQMQEAQAAAQQAAVDTSLPTEGLAPADSLNDPSVESNGHNEMAAAVTSAVASLLPRTTALAPSSTFAPSVSVASPAKLQAAAALAEVANGIEGEKQAPQPTPVKPVVKKENQWFDVGIVKVTNMVVTHFYMPGDESHGDDDSGNMPDYGQMKKMELQPGTAYKFRVAGINACGRGSFSEISAFKTCLPGFPGAPCAIKISKSPDGAHLTWEPPSVTSGKIIEYSVYLAIQSNQTAEAKASTPAQLAFMRVYCGPNPSCLVQSSSLSNAHIDYTTKPAIIFRIAARNEKGYGPATQVRWLQESGKDAASGKPAAKRPGTSPDTKATGPKKARTDQ; encoded by the exons GCAACAAATGCTACCTGTTTGGTGGATTAGCCAATGACAGCGAGGACCCAAAAAACAACATTCCCAG ATACCTGAATGATCTGTACACACTTGAGCTTCGTGCGGGTTCCAGTGTGGTCGGATGGGATATTCCAATCACATACGGCGTTCTGCCTCCGCCCCGCGAGAGCCACACGGCCGTGGTATACACAGAAAAGACGAGCAGGAAATCTCGCCTGATAATCTATGGAGGGATGAGTGGTTGTCGCCTTGGAGATCTGTGGACACTTGATATTG AAACCCTGACATGGAACAAACCATCAGTAAGTGGGACAGCACCGCTCCCCAGAAGTCTTCACTCTGCCACCACCATCACAAACAA GATGTATGTTTTTGGAGGATGGGTTCCTTTGGTAATGGACGATGTCAAAGTGGCCACACACGAGAAGGAGTGGAAGTGCACAAACACTCTTGCCTGCCTAAATCTAG ACTCCATGTTGTGGGAGACAGTGCTGATGGATACTCTTGAAGACAACATCCCTCGGGCCCGTGCTGGCCACTGTGCCGTGGCCATCAATTCCAGACTCTACGTTTGGAGTGGCCGTGACGGCTATCGTAAAGCTTGGAACAACCAAGTCTGTTGTAAAGACCTCTGGTACCTGGAAACAG AGCGGCCGCACGCCCCTGCCAGGGTGCAGTTAGTCCGTGCCAACACAAACTCTCTTGAGGTTAGCTGGGGCGCCGTCTCAACCGCTGACACCTACTTACTGCAGCTGCAGAAATATGACATCCCTGCGACTCCAGCTGCAGCCTCACCAACCATGAGTGCCACCCATGTGCAGCCTCTGAACTCTCCAAAGAGCCCCGCACTGGCTGTTGCAGCACCCTCTGCTCAGAGCCTACCCCAGACAG CTATCTTGAAGGTTGCAGCTCAACAGTCTGCCACAGGCACATCTATTGTCACAGTCCGCCCCAGCCAGCCAGGGAAATCCCCCATCACTTTGACATCCCTCCCGCCAGGTGTCCGGATGGTAATGCCTGCCCAGACCACCCAAGGATCG ccaattGGCAGTAGCCCTCAGATGAGTGGCATGGCAGCTttagctgcagcagctgcagcaacaCAGAAGATCCCGCCCTCCTCTGCAGGCACTGTCCTCAATGTTCCTGCAGGTGCCACCATTCTCAAAACAGTAGCCGTCTCCCCCGGCACAACCACAGTGAAAATGGCTTCTCCACTCATG GTCAGTAATCCGGCCACCAGGATGCTAAAAACTGCTGCCGCCCAGGTGGGCACTGCGACTGCAGGCTCTCCCAACACCAGACCCATCATCACCGTGCACAAGTCTGGTGCAGTCACAGTGGCCCAGCAGGCCCAGGTGGTTACCACTGTGGTGGGAGGAGTCACCAAGACCATCACACTGGTCAAGAGTCCCCTCACTATGGGCAGTAGTGGCACCCTG ATCTCCAACCTTGGCAAGATGATGTCTGTGGTACAAACCAAACCAGTGCAGGGATCAGCTATCACAGGCCAGGGTTCCACTAACCCTCTCACACAGCTCATACAG ACAAAGGGTCCCCTCCCAGCCGGCACCATCCTGAAGCTGGTGACCTCCGCAGATGGCAAGCcaaccaccatcatcaccacttCCCAGGCTGGAGGCGCAGGAAACAAGCCCCATATCCTCAACATCAGCGGCGTCTCTCCCACCACCACTAAGCAGGGCACCACCATCATTAAGACCATCCCCATGTCGGCCATTATGAGCCAGTCGGGAGCTGCAGGTCTAAACTCAC GTGTGACAAGCAGTGGCATGAAAACGCCCATCACAATCCTTACCACGAAGGTGATGACCACGGGAACTCCCGGGAAAATCATCACTGCCGTGCCCAAACTCGGCACTGCAGGCGGCCAACAGGGATTGACTCAG gTGGTATTGAAGGGTGCTCATGGGCAACCTGGCACTATTTTGCGCACTGTGCCGATGAGCACCGTGGGTGGTGTTAGACTTGTCACACCAGTGACGGTGTCTGCTGTTAAGCCCACTGTCACCACTCTGGTTGTCAAGGGGACTACTG GTGTCACCACTCTTGGGACAGTCACCGGCACCGTCTCCTCCAGCCTGGCAGGAAGCACAGTGGACAGTTCCAACGCCTCTCTGGTCACCCCCATCACCACACTGGGAACCATCGCTACCCTGTCCAGCCAGGTCATCAGCCCAGCTGCCATAACTGTGTCAGCTGCTCAGACCAGCATGACTTCTGCCTCCGCACTGCCCTCCTCTACCATGACAGTGCAG AACCAGCCCACCCAGGTGACTCTGATCACAACTCCCAGTGGTGTAGAAGCTCAACCTGTGCAGGATCTACCAGTGTCCATCCTGGCTTCACCAACCTCTGAACAGCCCAGCTCCACTGAGGCTGGAACAGCTGGAGAGGGCTCCGGGACCGTCACCCTGGTCTGCTCTAACCCGCCCTGCGAGACCCACGAGACGGGAACCACCAACACAGCTACCACCTCTTCTGCCACCATCGGAGCAGGACAGGTCTGTTCTAACCCGCCCTGCGAGACCCACGAGACTGGGACGACTAACACAGCTACCACAGCGTCGGCCAACATGGGAGGAGTCCAGCCGGTGTGCTCTAACCCGCCTTGTGAGACCCACGAAACAGGCACCACCAACACAGCCACAACTGCATCATCAAACATGTCTACGCCGCGCATGTGCTCCAACCCGCCATGCGAGACCCATGAAACCGGGACGACTAACACAGCTACCACAGCGTCGGCCAACATGGGAGGAGTCCAGCAGCTGTGCTCCAACCCGCCCTGCGAGACCCACGTGACGGGCACCACCAATACCGCCACCCAGTCGTCATCTAACATGAACACGGGCCAGACGAGCACCACGCAGAGGGTGTGCTCCAACCCGCCCTGTGAAACGCACGAGACGGGGACCACCAACACCCCGTCCACAGCCACCTCCAGCATGGGAGGCGACCAAACCAGCACAGCGACAGGCCAAGTCCAGAGGGTTTGCTCCAACCCGCCATGTGAAACACACGAAACTGGAACCACCAACACAGCCACCACTGCCACCTGCAGCATGGAGACAGGCGAAG CAGACCAGCAGACAGAAGAGGGAGCAGAAGGTACCAGCAGCACAGAAGTTGTCGCCCCCGCTCCCGCCCCCGcccccgccaccaccaccaccgctgcAACTAGCATGGTTACCACCACCCAGGGCAGGGCCATCACTACTGTCACTCAGTCTACACCAGCCCCCGGACCCTCTGTACCT TCGATCTCATCGATCACAGAGAGCGTGGGTACTGCTGCCAGCTCCACAGAAGAGCCCATGCAAACTGATGAGACGGCATCGGCAGAAGCTGCACCTGCAGCGGAGGGAGCCACCGCTATGGAGACACAAGCGGAG GGAGAAGCGACCACAGCTACAGCCTTGAATCTGCCCTCAGAGCTGATGTCTGAGGGTCAGGGCGCCACACTCATGGTGACGGGGCTGTCGGACGAGGAGCTGGCTgtgactgcagcagcagaggcagccGCTCAGGCAGCCGCCACCGAGGAAGCCCAGGCCCTTGCTATCCAGGCTGTCCTCCAGGCCGCACAGCAAGCCGTAATGA ATGAAGGAGATTCCACTGGAGAGAGCCAGCAACCCACCACCATCCCCATCATGTTGACCCAGCAGGAGCTGGCAGCGCTggtccaacagcagcagcagctgcagatgCAGGAGGCTCAGGCTGCTGCACAGCAGGCCGCCGTGGACACAAGCTTGCCCACCGAAGGCCTCGCCCCCGCCGACAGCCTCAACGACCCCTCTGTCGAGAGCAACGGACACAACGAGATGGCCGCCGCAGTCACCAGTGCTGTGGCGTCACTGCTGCCTCGTACCACCG CACTCGCTCCATCAAGCACATTTGCACCCTCTGTATCGGTGGCAAGTCCAGCCAAGTTGCAAGCAGCAGCCGCTCTCGCAGAGGTCGCCAATGGCATCGAGGGAGAG AAACAAGCCCCTCAGCCAACCCCAGTGAAGCCTGTTGTTAAAAAAGAGAACCAGTGGTTTGATGTTGGAATTGTTAAAGTGACAAATATGGTTGTCACCCACTTCTACATGCCAGGAGATGAATCTCATGGAGAT GATGACTCCGGCAACATGCCAGACTACGGCCAGATGAAGAAAATGGAGCTGCAGCCTGGAACAGCTTACAAGTTCCGTGTTGCTGGAATCAACGCTTGTGGTCGTGGATCGTTCTCCGAGATATCTGCTTTCAAGACCTGCCTACCAGGCTTCCCAGGAGCACCCTGCGCCATCAAAATCAGCAAG AGCCCAGATGGCGCCCACCTGACCTGGGAGCCGCCCTCGGTGACATCGGGGAAGATCATCGAGTACTCCGTGTACCTGGCCATCCAGAGCAACCAGACGGCCGAAGCCAAGGCCTCCACCCCGGCACAGCTAGCCTTCATGCGCGTGTACTGTGGACCCAACCCCTCTTGCTTGGTGCAGTCGTCCAGCCTCTCCAACGCCCACATCGACTACACCACCAAGCCTGCCATCATCTTCCGCATCGCCGCCCGCAATGAGAAGGGCTACGGCCCCGCCACCCAAGTCCGATGGCTGCAAG AATCCGGCAAAGATGCCGCCTCTGGAAAACCGGCTGCCAAAAGACCAGGCACCTCCCCTGATAC TAAGGCTACTGGTCCAAAGAAAGCAAGGACGGACCAGTGA